A single window of Nitrospirota bacterium DNA harbors:
- a CDS encoding OmpA family protein: MRPDSYPILNRNIQSLKENPDKQIIIEGHTDERGTNDYNLTLSERRSRATKRYLVARGIAPERITTITYGEERPFCHEQTEECYQLNRRAHFVPSE; encoded by the coding sequence ATGAGACCTGATTCATACCCGATACTTAATAGAAACATTCAATCTCTTAAAGAAAATCCTGATAAGCAGATTATCATTGAAGGACATACCGATGAACGGGGGACAAATGATTATAACTTAACCCTCAGTGAGCGCAGGAGCCGGGCAACTAAAAGATATCTCGTTGCCAGGGGTATAGCCCCTGAAAGAATTACGACTATTACCTATGGAGAGGAACGACCCTTCTGCCATGAGCAGACAGAGGAATGTTATCAATTAAACAGACGAGCTCATTTTGTACCATCTGAGTAA